Part of the Vigna unguiculata cultivar IT97K-499-35 chromosome 3, ASM411807v1, whole genome shotgun sequence genome, TAACGGAAAAAGACCTAATCACAACCAACAAATTTTCCACAATctaattgagtcaaataaaaatgagaaaaccTACTTGAGAtctcattaaaaaaatggtGACCTCTCGAATGATTTAACCTTATAATTTCAtgaaagtttaataattaaaaaatatttaactcaaaagttttaaacatctcttataaaatgtaaaaactaaatattttatcatttaatttagaaaaaagcaaaatattttataataatttagaaaaaaataaactctaatttaaaatataaatacttgaGAATAAATCAagtcatattatttttattaatttattatagggttaaatatgtatttgtccttcaacttttagtgaaaattaaaattagtcatttaTGAAAATCTTGAACCGATTTAGTCTCTCAACTTTATAAATGtgtaagatttaattttttaaccatattttattaaatttatttgacgtttaaATACATATCAGTATAATACTTTagtttgtttatattgtttgatctatgtttattttgatgttagttgataaatatatttaaaatgttaaataaatttgatttaaatatttaaatttatatatttataaaaataaaaggctaaattaattcaaaatttttagaatggattaatttcaatttttatagtaaaagttaaaagaaaaaaatatatttaatcgtTTGTTATATTAATGTTGGAGGGTGTATAGGAAGCGCAGAATCTTTAAACaattgattgatttaattataatatagtgGAAGGAGGAAAACCGGGCGCGCAAACGGAAGCACAGCCCACAGAACGTAAGAGAACAGAACAGAAGACAGAGTCTTACATTACAGAGCCCAAACACTGAACCAATCAACTTTCTCCTCTTCCTCCGAATCAAATTCCGATCGGCTGTTCCACCGCCAAACTCATTCAGGATCTTTGTAATGATGAAAACCAGACAACCTCGGATTCGGAAATCGTCGAGGCCGTCGTGGACGCTGACGCTGTCGCTGCTCGTCACCTGCTGCTTCCTCGTTCTCATTCTCCTCACTCTCCGGATTCTCTCCGCTTCCAATGCCAACTCCTCCACTGCTCTCTCCAAACCCAACGATCTCAGCTCCATCGCTCGCACCTCTCACGTGTATGTGTCTTCTCTGTTCCTGCTTTTCcttcttctcttgttttctcATCTCTCTCTTTGCGCAGAAGCCAAGAAGACGACAACCAGGGAGAACGCTGGGTTGAAATAATATCCTGGGAGCCCAGAGCTTTTCTCTATCATAATTTTCTGGTTAGTGTTTACGTAAATGCTATTAGCATTTGTTATCAAGATGTGAAATTTTGCATGCTTCTATGATTTTTGGGGTTTTCAATGTGTCCTCTTGTAAGTAAAAAcctgatttttatttttccattttcttccCCCTCTTTTAGTTTCTACCATAATCCCGTGGAAATTCCAATTTCATGGATTGAAGAATTAAGAGCCAAGTTTGAAATCTTTCTCAGCTCACCTTTTTGTAGTATTTATTGAAATGAGGTGTTATTTTCAATATTGAATACCACTTTAGCCTGATATGGTTATGTTGTGTTTAACCATTGTTTAAGGTAAGGGCTCAACTGTACTATTAAATATTTCAGTGTCTTCACTTTGGAAATACTGAAATTTGGCTGATTAATCTTAACAGAGCAAGGAGGAATGCGAGTATCTAATTAATATAGCGAAGCCAAAGATGCAAAAGTCATCAGTTGTTGATGCTAAAACTGGAAAGAGTATGGACAGCAGGTTGGATTTCCCCCTTACATTTTCCTGTCGAGTGTCCATCGATTTCagtattgaaaataattatcttttgcTTGTTTAGTTTGCCTTTGCctctttattatgaaaaatcttatcttttcttattcCTTTGCATTTAGAGTACGGACTAGCTCCGGTGCTTTTATGGCCAGAGGACGTGATCAAATTGTGAGGGATATTGAGAAAAGAATTGCTGATTTTACTTTTATACCCGTAGGTATGTTACTTTCTGCCTTTTCCCACTTTTTTCTGAGTTTTAATTGTTGATAAAACTAAGTTTTCTGGTCGCGTCACATATGTATCAAATAGTAGTGAGTGCCAGAAGTTAACATGATAACTTAAACATTGATTCATATACAAACTTTTTTACTCTATCTGCGACATCGTAAAGAGAGATTTATATTTAAGGTAGTTTTCGTCATAGTCAGACCCTTTTACGTTTTGGTGTCGTGAATGGGATGATATTTGAGGTAACATACAAGTTTCTTATACTTTCATAATTTGAAAACTATCAAATATTCATCTCTTATATGCTTTGTCGTTGGTATGTAAAACATTTCTAATAGCTTAAATGTCTAATCAATTTGTCTCTTTAGTTGGTGTACTATGtgtttaatgaatatttttatcacGCCTGCTTGATGAGACTGATTTCTGAGTAGTTGAAGTATCCGTGCCCTTCATTATTCTGCTATCTATACCTGTGCATTTCTAggctctctttttttcttagaaAGGAAAGTAAAATCATGTACATAAAATGTCTTGAAATCAAAAGCTGTAATGAGATCCAcaatattactaaaaaatatgATTCAATAACAAGTGACACGAAAGGTTCAACAAACCTCGTCATGATAAACTCTGTGATAACATATTAGGTAGTGAGTTTAAGcctatcttatttttataaaacaagttTATACGGTACTCATATACTATAATTTGACATTATCTTTAGTTGACGTAGAATTTTCAACACACTCCCTTACTCTAAGGCATGAAAATATCGTGTATGAGTGTTAAGAATTCAAGTATGACTCTAAGTATCacattgtataaaaataaaaaagttgaacaaCATATAAGAAAAAAGGCTCACGATACAAACtcattatcttaaagttttaggTTAGAGGTGGTGTAATCTTTTATGTGGTTTGACTggggtctcattggtgttgagTTTCCTTGATAAATGCTCCTCTCCAAAGATCCATCTATAGCATCAAAGTTGAAGGTTCACCTTTGTGACTGATGAATGGTACGAGCAAGGGTTGCTAGTGACTACTCGTGATTAGAAAGACTTTCGCTCAAGAGGATGTATCGATATAGAAGAGACTCAACATGAGTCTAATTAATATGGTATTGAAAGGATGTATCAATGTGGAAAGAACTCACACTTGTGAGTCTAAGTAATATGATGCTAATGAGGTTTATTGGATTTTTTCTGGTACTCCCTAATACCATTTATGAAGAATTATGgataatagatattttaaacTGATTTTCTGTTAACGCAAACAAGATGaaacatttttagtttttttttcctcGCGGATGATTCTTGATAGTCTCTACAAGATGGGTACTCCTCAAATCATAATGTATTCATACCGGCTATGTATCCATATTCAATATTTGTTGGATACTCATGGATACATACTCGATATTGGATATGTATTAGAataatttcacaaaataaaaaattggataCTTAATTTAGGTACGCATGAGTACTTTTTTGGGCTGTACCCAAATCATTTCAAGTGGAGAAAACTTAGTCTAATTTGATTTACCATAGGATGATGGAACTTTAAATAAAGGGAATGGTGGGTCATACATGGTGTTGTGTTCCTAGACTTCAATCAATTTCATTGAAACTATTTTCATTGACATCATCCTCTTCTTTCTCTTAGAGGAATTAAAGTACatattctataaaaataaataaacttaatcttaaGAAAGACCACGGTTTAGTTTGTTATATACAAATTTCAGTCTCTTctgaaaaaaagagaaatagtTATAAAGAGGGTGAAAACAAAATGCGGGATATTGCTAGAAATGAATGAAAGAAGCAGATTTCTCGAAGTTGCTAGCCTTTCTCTTAATGAACCACATTGTCAGGAATTTTTTTCACATAGATGGAGAGCGAAATGATGAGATTGAAAATCAGAGtcatgtaatatataatatattgtgttgaagtttaaatattatatttttttattatgagatttttttgtcatgttgattttattttacgTTATAAATTGTCTATGCTTTTGTCACTTATATAATTctatcatatttatataaaattatacaatataaGTCTATgcttatattataaataaattatttttatatatcgtACCCTGGATTTTTTTGAAAATGCGGTATTCTGATAGATAGAACTGATATATTTTGTAGAGAATACCGTAGGTATCGTATTCCATTTTTCGTGATATACTTAAAAAGAACTATATTATCTGGCTCACAATATGCAGAGCACGGTGAAGGACTTCAAGTTCTCCATTATGAAGTTGGACAAAAGTACGAGCCTCATTTTGACTACTTTATGGACAACGTTAACACTAAGAACGGGGGACAGCGGATAGCAACAGTGCTGATGTACCTGTACGTAGTTTCAGTTCCCTCATCGTATTTGCTAACCTCAATTTGTGTTGGATATGAAGACAGATGCACATGTTGTCAAATTTCTGTATTCTAATGATGCAGTTCAGATGTTGAAGAAGGTGGTGAGACAGTGTTCCCAGATGCGAAGGGAAATGTTAGCTCTGTGCCTTGGTGGAATGAGCTTTCTGAATGTGGAAAAAAAGGACTTTCAATTAAACCAAAGATGGGTACTGCTTTACTTTTCTGGAGCATGAAGCCTGATGCAACCTTAGATCCATTGAGTTTGCATGGTTAGTTCCTCTCTTCTTATTGTTTATTGTTACTTCCAAATTTGGAGATATAACAATGCCGTTTCTGCAATAATTCTCAGGTGGGTGTCCAGTGATTAAGGGTAATAAGTGGTCATGTACCAAATGGATGCGTCTCAAACCATACAAAGCTTAAATACCCATTACTTCAGGTATttatctcttctcttctctttctttcttaacTGTTTCTTATTTCTTCCTTTCTGTTTCATCTCTGCAACTCTATTTATTAAGAGTTTACTCGTTATATTGTGTGTGGTGGAGTCTGCAATCTATACTAGTTATTCAGGATTAACACTGCTAAAACTGGACTGTTATGTGTTTACTTCATATAAAACTTCGTTTACGAAGTTGAATTTCTTGTCAACCATGATTCTAAATCGTGGCTTtttgtttaagaaatttaatgtcattttgTTTCCATTCACCTCTAACGTTGATTTAGTTCCTTTTCAGGCTCATAATGAATTCAACATGTCAATATTATACTAAGGGGGTGGAAGGAAAATGTTCATGTAACTGCGCCCTGTAATTTTTGGATGTTTTACCATACCTCAATTCTTTGTCCTACCCTTTCTGGTTAAATTACTAATCGAgactaataaatttttaaagatttgcaTTGGTTAGGAGATGAAGAAATAGTATGAAACCAATAGATGGAATGAGTATATATCATAGGCTTttcgagttttttttttttaatgttttctgCTTCTGTTGTtatagaattttttatattctttgttcCATATTATACGAATTTAAGTATTGATTGACAAGAATCTTTTCAAGActtcaaatttaactttttatagcAAATATAAAGTGAGTCATAAAATTCTATCATATATTCTCACACTGATTTTGTTGTAAtcagttataaaattatttaacaattaCTTTTATGcataattgattattgttaCAATCAATTACCTATAAACAGTAACAATCTTTATTTGAATAAGTATGTCAAAAAATATtctgaaatatataattttgtttagatacaacaaaaacaaactttTAGACAAAAGTGTGTGAAgatgaaaggaaaaacaagTTACAAGATTATAAGTTATAGATTTTCAGATTCACAAAAAgtaaattagttttcaaatagAACAATTTCATTGATATGTTATGACAATTACCCGttcttttttcaaatcttcaggATGCTGTTTTATACTACAAGATTTTGTATTTTGTCTCATAAACAGAAtatagaagaagatgaacaatgAGTGTAACTGGGAAACAGAGCCACCAAGCCAAGAGAGTGAAATATGTCACTCCATTGATGCTCTGTCATCACGATTCCATTCTTATCTTCTCCAATCCCTGTCTTCCAAGTTCTAAGATAACTATACTTAAAAAATGAGCTTAATTTTCATGCTATGCTAAAGATTTTAACATCATTCATCAATTCCAAATCAAATCACTTCAATCTAAAGTACATAATACAATGACTTCATTATCTCtttctttttacaatttttttttataaccattTTATTCCTATAATGTATTGTCAAATGGTTATTTTgtgtcaaataatatttttcttaagagaaatagaataatttttagGAATGACACCTTCACTAATAAAAGTATGATTAAGGAAATAAGTCATGTAGCCTTATCATGACTTAGACCGGAGATATTGATAATGTccatttttatctctttttgtgtgtttattgtcatgattaaataaactatttcttaacttttatcttgttatatCCCCATGTTGagtgtgttttgttttgttttgtttttgtgttttagttgttttatgcttGTTTTGTTTCTAATCTCTCTTTTAAGTgtgttaaataaattaataggaAACATTTGTGGTAGAGGAAAATAAGTAAGAACTCAAAGGAGCATGATTCGAAACGAAAAGATTGATTTTGAAGCAAATACTCGCGTCAGGTGCCACTGAAATCATGCCCAATACTTCAAATACATAATGTTGTAAACTACTCAAGGCTGAGTGGTAGAAAACTGAGGCTGAGCGGTGGAAAAGTGGGGTTAAGCGCCACAAGGCTTAGCGGTGAAAAGTAGGGCTGAGCGCCATTCAATTCGTAAAACCTGGCGTTAAGCGCTACTGAGACAAGGCTGAGCGGTGGCGTCGCTAACATGTCAAAAAAATGGGTTTTTAATCCTGTTTCTCACGAGGCTTTGGAACATTCCTCATTTTGCACGATAGAGAAACACTTTTTGGTACTTGGAGAGCCTATTGGAGGTTGCTAGAAGTGTTGGGAAGCTCTTCTACTCCTCCTTGGGTCTTCTCCTCCACTCATGGTGGTTTTTTCCCCTTTTGGGGTTGGAGAGGAAGATGAGTTACGATTGGGAGATAGAGACACGAATGGGAGGCGCAATTGGAACATGGAGTGGCTGtcaagaaccttgggagagggCTTGCATCTTCTCTTTGGTTTCCATTTCTTCTCTATCTCGTATATTTGTAAACCttaggttctccaccatggagagctaaacctatGTGTTGATATTATATGTAATAAACTAAATCTTGTGCATTTTGTGATGTTAATCCATATGTTTTTCCATTTctatgttagtatttgattttcaTACTTAATGTTTGCTTTGCTTTAGACACTCATGCATGATTTGTGGTTCTTAAGgtgttgaaaaatatcttttgaacttgGAACTAAAATTGAATGCCTAATGGAGCTTATATCTAGGGatagaacatgattcattagtaatcttaatattcttgaacttaatgcatgatttcacttgttgagcattcaaggaattgaaactTGATGAGTTATCATAGACTCAAAGTCGctaggaataggatttgagtattcttgtgaattgattttgacatgaaattagaattgagatgtttgtgaatgcatgagaataaagtgaatgaaatctagtcttgacaattatatataatctatgttaaatttctGTTGCACAcaactgtttgataaaatgtcaaaaagagtttctttgtgtttttgtgaGCTTTGTTGTCTATTTGAGTTATGAATTGTGAGTTTGTCATGTTTTGCATAAGTCCCTGTGGAGAGAATGATATATTTATTGCTTACGTGTGACCGATGCATTTGCCGTTTTCCACTAACAGATATAATCTTTCTTAGTGCCATTTGAAATCTAGTCATAAGGATTACTGGAGACCGAAAAAGGTTTAACTTAGAagaagtataaatattttgttatgtaatactacaagaaaatgtctcattaataattaattttagtggtaaaaagttgttagtcactatactaaccaatttagatactaatttaaaaaataaaattattagttactaaaatagtcattattatgaaaaaaaattataattggtcgctaaattagtcactaattaattagagactaaatttagaaaccaatttctTTGATAGCAAAATCCTAGTAgctaatgtttagtgaccagttttctttggtagctaaattttagaaaagtaatATATGCTTATGGTTTTGAGATATACATGTATGAAAGTTTCTTTTAAactcttttttattcattctaCTTTTGTGTTGCTTGTCAACTTAATGATCATATGTTATATAGAAGCATACAATGTTGCATAAGTACAGTCTTAATATAAATGAGTTGAGGatagcaaaaagaaattaaaagtttgtgtttgtgtttgttatttcgTTTTCCTTAATATATGTGTGTGCTTATTAGCGGTTGTGTTGTGATATAGTGAATGCTAAGTACAGCGCTGCTATCTCGTTTGAAAGTTTGTTCCCAGAACTGTTAATTCCGAAACTTTGAACTATGTGGCATTGTAAAAACATAATCAAATGGAACAGCTAATTTAGAAGTGTTATGTGTGCGGAAATCTTGTGATTTAGTTGAGAGGGTCCATTGGTAGGTTGGGATTTGATGTTTGTAGTCggaattaaaatataagttgaacaaaatgtaagaaataaatAGGCTGTAAAgtcattataaatttaattataattcattaGTACTAAAGAATATGTCTTCAAAATATCCAACAATGATTTGAGAGCGTATAAATCTTCTTCACATCTAATGTATAATAATATTCATGTGtcgtaatatatttttagatttagaatttaaattgataatagTGATAATATACATGCGAGAGATTCTTATTATAGATTCATAGTTTATTCGATATAATGATGAAATTCTATTTTTActtgttcttttaattttcatttaatctATTTCTTATCCTAGTATAAGAAGAGTTGAAATGGTGAAAGCTTTAGAAAGAGATAATGAGTGTTGAAGTGATGATTTATGATATTTGTTGAAGAGACCCGCATGCGCCCCAATTTTGATGTTGGATGGATTCCAGCATTGCATGTACCGCTAACTCAAAGCCGCCCAATTAATAGTTAGTAATTAccattttcatttctcaactACTCACTTCCGATGCACCTAACATCTACTTCCGATCCTTCGTCATTTTCAATACAACCTTCATAACATCATATCTTATTTCTGAATTTCACCTTCTCATTATATTTCATGCTTAAGAATtcatttcaaaatcttcatctatgttatttctttatctttctaTCTCTCtcattatcttttttatctCGATTCTCGTCTCTTCCACGATTCTTCATAGTTAGTTATGGGTGAAGAAtagttattttatcataaaaaacttCAATAAACATggtttagacaaaaaaaaaatcaaataataaagtcAATGTAACAATccaaacttatatatatatatatatatatatatatatatatatatatatatatatatatatatatatatatatcattacaagaaaaattaatatttaatattattgatggTTAAAATTTATCGGTAATGGTCAAAATCTGTCGTTAAACTAGAATTATCGATGGTAAAAAATGTGTCGGTAAAATTCTTGTCAGTAAAATTTTACCGACAAAAATCATGTTCTGTTTGATgaaaaaatttgttgataacTACCGACAGAAAAATCTGTCAATAAATAT contains:
- the LOC114176361 gene encoding probable prolyl 4-hydroxylase 10 isoform X1, which codes for MMKTRQPRIRKSSRPSWTLTLSLLVTCCFLVLILLTLRILSASNANSSTALSKPNDLSSIARTSHVSQEDDNQGERWVEIISWEPRAFLYHNFLSKEECEYLINIAKPKMQKSSVVDAKTGKSMDSRVRTSSGAFMARGRDQIVRDIEKRIADFTFIPVEHGEGLQVLHYEVGQKYEPHFDYFMDNVNTKNGGQRIATVLMYLSDVEEGGETVFPDAKGNVSSVPWWNELSECGKKGLSIKPKMGTALLFWSMKPDATLDPLSLHGGCPVIKGNKWSCTKWMRLKPYKA
- the LOC114176361 gene encoding probable prolyl 4-hydroxylase 10 isoform X2, giving the protein MMKTRQPRIRKSSRPSWTLTLSLLVTCCFLVLILLTLRILSASNANSSTALSKPNDLSSIARTSHVQEDDNQGERWVEIISWEPRAFLYHNFLSKEECEYLINIAKPKMQKSSVVDAKTGKSMDSRVRTSSGAFMARGRDQIVRDIEKRIADFTFIPVEHGEGLQVLHYEVGQKYEPHFDYFMDNVNTKNGGQRIATVLMYLSDVEEGGETVFPDAKGNVSSVPWWNELSECGKKGLSIKPKMGTALLFWSMKPDATLDPLSLHGGCPVIKGNKWSCTKWMRLKPYKA